CCGAGGACCGTCGCGCCCAGCTCGAGGCCCAGGCCGAGGAGGAGTCCCGGCTCACCGACGCCGGCGCCCGGGGTCGCGCCAGCTGACGGCTCGGCCGACACACCGGTCCGCGCCGCGCCGGGGCAGCACCCGCGGCGAGGCGCCCACCTGGGCTTGACTGCCCCGATGAGCTCCTTCCCCCGAGCGGCCCGGCGCACCGTGGTGCTCCTGGCCGCCCTCGTGCTCGCCGGCACCGGCGTCGCCGTCCCCTCCCCGTCGGGCGCGACCGCGCCGTCCACGACCGGAGTCGCCGCGGCCGCGCCGCACGGCGTGCCCGTCGTGTCCGGACAGCTGCTGCGGGCGGCCCCCGTGCTGCGCCGCAAGGCGACCATCCGGTTCGAGAAGAACGTCGACGGCAGCCCGTTCCGCTCGCGCGTGGTGTGGCGCTCCTGGAAGCGGTCGGGTGCCGGGTCGCCGTGGAAGCTGACCGAGGAGGCCGCCTGGCGGGCGGGCTCGGGCACCGGTCCCCGGGCCAAGGACTCCTGCGCCAAGGGCGAGGGCTGGCTGCCGAACGGCGTCTACTCGTTCGTGCAGCACGACCGCCGCGACGGCACCTACATCGACGGCCGGGTCTTCGAGCTGGCCGCCAAGCCGTGCCGCGACGGCACCCTGCGCGAGATGCTCTTCATCCACTCCGAGCAGACCGTGGACAACGGCCAGTGCGCCGACCTCCCCGGTGACCAGCGCTGCCGCTGGGAGGTGCCGCGGTGGAACGACTACCGCTCCGCCGGCTGCATCAAGATGGCGCCGGGTGACCTGGCCGCGCTGACCCGCCGGTTCCACCGCTACTACGCCGCCGACGTCCGCTACCCGACCGACCAGGTGCGGGTCCGCGTGCTCGGCTGAGGCCGCTCAGCCCTGCGGCGGGTCCTCGCCGACCACGCCGTCGACCGCCTCGCGGAGCAGGTCGGCGTGGCCGGTGTGGCGGCCGTACTCCTCGAGCAGGTCGAACAGCAGCCGCCGCAGGCTCGGGTGGTGGCCGTCCCCGTCCTGCTGGTGGGTGGGCAGGTCGAGCCCGCCCTGGGCCAGCGCGTCCCGCAAGCGCTCGCGGGAGCGGCGCACGGCGCCGTCCCACAGGGCGTAGAGCTGCTCGGGCGTGTCCTGCGCGGCCGAGGTGAACTCCCAGTCGCCCGCCTCGAAGTCGGCCTCGGCCCACGCCTCGCCCGGACCGGTGCCCGGCGAGCGGCCCGCGAGCTTCCAGGCGAAGCTGACGTCCTCGACCAGTGCGAGGTGCTTGAGCAGGTTGCCCAGCGTCAGCGACGAGGCCCCGATCCGCAGCGCCAGGCCGTCGGCGTCGAGGCCCCCGGCCTTCCAGCGGAAGGTCGCGCGCAGCCGCTCCAGGGAGGCGACGAGGTGCTCGACCTCGGTGCCGGCCAGGGGTGGTTCGACGGAGGCGAGGGCGGCGCTGGTGGCGCTCTCGGCAGGCTCGGGGGAGTCGGTGCTGGTGTCGTGGGAGGTGGTCATGACCGCACCGTAAGACCGGTTGCGGACGGATCGCGTCCGGATCTGCTGCGATCCTGGGCGGGTGGACGACACCAACCCGACGGCCCGGGCGCTGCGGTGCCTGGCCCTGCTCCAGGAGCAGCCGGGGATCTCGGCCTCCCGGCTCGCGGCGGGGCTCGAGGTGTCGGAGCGGGCGGCGCGGCGCTACGTCGCGGTGCTGCGCGAGGCCGGGGTGCCGGTCGAGTCCGCGCGCGGGCCGTACGGCGGCTACCGCCTGGGACGCGGCGTACGCCTGCCGCCGCTGCTGTTCGACCCGGCCGAGGCGCTGGGGCTGGTGATGGCGGTGCTCGACGGCCACCACGACCCCGACGACCCCACCGACCCGGTCGGCAGCGCGCTCGGCAAGCTGCTGCGGGCGCTGCCGCAGCCGGTCGCCGCGCAGGCCGACGTGCTGCGCCGCGGCGCCTCGGCCGCCCCCGACCGCGCGGCCGCCCGCCCCGACCCGGCGACCGCGGCGGCCCTGGTGGCCGCGGCCGCGCAGCGCCGGGTGGTCGCGCTGGACTACTGCTCCGAGGCCGGCAACCGCTGGACCGCCGAGGTCGAGCCGTGGGCGGTCGTGGTGCGCCACGCGCGGTGGTACCTGCTGTGCCGCTCGCCCTCCCGCGACGCCGTCCGTGCCTACCGCGTCGACCGGATCGAGGCCGTCGAGCCGCGTGAGGGCAGCTTCGTGCCGCCGCCCGAACTCGACCCCGTCGCCCTGCTGGAGCAGCACCTCGCCTCCGGCTGGGAGTACGCCGCGGAGGTGGTCGTGGACGCCCCGCTCGAGACCGTCGCCCGCCGGCTGCGCCCCGGCCTCGGCCGGCTCGAGGCCGTCGACGAGCACACCACCCGGCTGGTCGGCAGCACCTCCAACCCGTGGTGGTACGCCGAGCAGCTGGTGGTCCTGCCCGCGGCGTACCGCATCCTCGGCGGGCCCGAGCTCCTCCACTGCGCCCGCGCCACCGGCGAGCGCCTCCTGGCCGCCACCGAGCCGACGGTGGATGGCGCCGCCGAGAGTCGGTAGTCCGAGACGTTCGGCAGGCCAGGAGGCCCCGACGAGCTGCCGAACGTCGCGGACTACCCGACTACCCCGACTACCCCGACTACCCGACCTGCTCACCAGTGCCCGGGTGGGCCCCGTGGGGATCGAACCCACAACCCGCGGATTAAAAGTCCGCTGCTCTGCCAGTTGAGCTAGAGGCCCGTGTGCGCCGGGCCGGCGCCGGCCCGGGACGGGGGCCATCATGCCGCAGGGGCGGATCCCTCCCCGCACGGCCGGGCGCGGGAAACCGGTTGAGACCCGGGGGGCCGCCCACCAGGATGCTCGCGATGACGCGCCGACGGATGCACCCCGACCAGGTCGACACCTCGGTCGACCTCGTGCGGCGCCTGCTGGCCGCCCAGCACCCCCGCTGGGCCGACCTGCCGGTCGAGCCGGTGGTCGAGGCGGGGACCGACCACGACCTCTACCGACTCGGCCACGACCTGCTGGTGCGGCTGCCCGTCATCGGGTGGGCGGCCGGCCAGGCGGCGCGCGACGCCCGCTGGCTGCCGGTGCTCGGGCAGGGGCTGCGCGAGCGGCTGCCGGGGGACCGGGGCTGCGAGGTCCCGGCGCCGGTGGCGCTGGGCGCGCCGGGGGAGGGGTACGCCCACCCGTGGTCGGTGGTGCCGTGGATCGAGGGGGTCGTCCCGACGGCGCACGACGACGACGACCTGCTGGGCCGCGACCTCGCCGAGCTCGTGGTCGCGCTCCAGCGGATCGCGCCGGCCGACGGACCGGCGCGCGGTCCGGGCGAGCGGGGAGGGCCGCTCGGGGTCCTCGACGCCGAGGTGCGCGCCCGGCTGGCGGGGCCGCTTCCGGGCCTCGACGTCACCGCCCTGCGCGAGGTGTGGGAGCGCGCGGTCACGGCTCCCGCATGGGAGGCCGCGCCGGTGTGGCTCCACGGCGACCTGCAGGCCGGCAACCTGCTGGTCCGCGACGGCCGGCTCGCCGCCGTCATCGACTGGGGAGGTCTCGGAGTGGGCGACCCGGCGGCCGACCTGGCGCCGGCCTGGACGCTGCCCGGGGCGCGGGCGCGGGCGGCGTACCGCCTCGGGGTGGGGTACGACGCGCCGACCTGGTCGCGCGCCGCGGGGTGGGTGCTGGCGCCGGCGCTGGCCGGGCTCGACTACTACGCGAGCAGCCGGCCGGACCTGTCGGCCGAGAGCCGCCGGCGCCTGGAGCTGCTGGCGGCCGGCCCGGGGCCAATCAGCCGAGGCGACCCTCGAGCGAGGCGTAGAAGTCGTCGGCGGCGGCGAGCTGCTCGGCCAGGCGGTCGCGGCGGCGCTTGACGTCCACGGTGAAGGTCTCGAGCTCCTCGCGCTCCCGGTCGGTGGGCCGGTGGTCGGGGTCCTCGAGGCTGGCGACGAGGTGGAGCAGCTCGCGCATCTCCTCGAGCGTGTAGCCCAGCGGCTTGAGGACGCGGATGAGGAGCAGCCGCTCCACGTCGCGCTCGGCGTAGAGCCGGTAGTTGCCGGCGCTGCGGGCGGCCGTCAGCAGGCCCTCGTCGTCGTAGTAGCGCACGGTGCGGTGCGAGAGCCGGACCCGCTCGGCGACCTCGCCGACCTTGAGGGTCGGCTCGTCGCGGTCCGCCGACGCGACGTCGGGGGACGAGGCGGCGTCCGGCGAGCTCATCCGCGCACCCTAACCCGACGCGGACCCGGGCCGCCGCGCCCGCGGGGGTGGGATCTCGGCCGTCGAGCCCTCCCGATCGGGGCCTCAGGCGCGCTGGCGCTCGCGCCCGGGCAGCGGCCGGGTGACCCAGGTCGCCGACTTCAGGCGCAGTGCCGGCGCCTCGACGAGTCGCCACGACAGCAGCGCCGCCACCCCGGTCGTGCCGAGGCAGACCAGGAGCACGAGCGGCAGCGGCAGCACCCCGACCCCGGCCGACAGGGCGAGCACGCTGAGCGGCCAGTGGAAGATGTAGGTGCCGTAGGACAGGTCGTACGCCGGCTCCTGGCGCAGCGGCAGCCGCACCACCGCGTGGACCACGACGTAGCCGAAGGCGACCCCGCCTACGGCCCGGTAGTCCTCGAGCAGCAGCACGCTCGCCACGAACGTCGCGAGCGCGAGCAGGAGCAGCGGCCGGCTGATCCGGATGCGGTCGGCCCAGAGGTGGGCGGCCGCTCCGAGCAGGAAGACGAAGACGAGGCGGGGCAGGTTCTCCACGGGCAGGGTAAAGAGGCCCAGCTCCTGGGCGAGCAGGGCCGCCTGCAGGACCGCGAGCGCCGCCAGGACGAGCCACCGCCGCCGGCGCAGCACGGCGAGCAGGCCGAGCACGGCGACCAGGCCGTAGCAGAGCGCCTCGTAGAACAGCGTCCACAGCGCGCCGTTGACGTTGCCGCCGCCCGGGGTGGTGGGCGGCAGGGTGTCGATCGTGAACTGGCGGATCATCAGCCCCGCGTTGTGGACCAGGTAGTCCAGCGCGGAGCCCTCGCCGCGGTAGACCGCGAGCGGTCCTGCTCCCTGGAGCGCCGAGATCGCCGGTGCGAGGACGAAGGTCGTGAGCACCAGGCACACGTAGAAGGCGGGCAGGATCCGCAGCGCCCGGTGCCAGGCGTAGCGGCGCAGGGACCCCAGGCGCACGAAGCTCGCGGTCACCAGGAAGCCGCTCACCACGAAGAAGCCGTCGACCGCGACCGCTCCGATCTCGGTGGAGGCGATCTCCGGGCGCCAGCCGCGCGCCAGCTCGGTCGCGTGGACGAGCGCCACCGTCGTGGCCAGGAGCAGCCGCAGCACCGCCAGGCTGTTGGCGCGCGGGTCGAAGGTCGACGCCAGCGTCGGGCGCGCGGCGGGGTCCGGCGGGCTGGTCCGGGCCGTGGCGGTCATGTCGTGGCGCTCCCGGTGTCGTCGCGGTCCTGCTCGTGGTCCGGGAGGTCGGTGCGCTCCGAGCAACCTCACCTTGACGTGAGGGTAACGATGACCTGACAGTCACGTAAAGGTCATGTCAGCGTCCGGACGTGGCAGGACCCCGGCCGACTAGACCGGGGTCCTGGGGGTGGTGACGCGTCAGGGGGCGAGGCGGGCTAGGAGGCCGAGCGGCCGCCCTGGTGGTGCTCGACGATCCGGGTGAAGAGCTTCGGGTCGACGTGGTGGCGGCGCACCACGCTGGACCGGTCGCCCTCGTGCAGCCGGGCCTGCCAGCCGCGGGAGCCGCCCTGGTCGACCTCGGCGCGCACGTCGTCGGAGCCCAGGTCGTAGCGCTCGGTCCCGCCGCGGCCCTCGAGCTCGACGACGCCGTCCCGCACGGTCACCACGGTGCCGTCGGAGCGCTGCAGCAGCCACGACGCCGCCGCCAGCACGGCCACGCACAGCACCAGCAGCAGCACGCTCGCGGAGGTCTGCACCTCGATCGCGTGGATGGCCGCGAACACCGACGCCACCCCGCCCACGAGCAGCAGGGCGCCCAGGACGTACGGCGTCAGCTGGTTCGGCGTCCACTGCACGAACGCCGGCACCGGGCTGGCGTCGCGCTCCGGGGTCGGGGGTGGGGTGGGCTCGGGTTCGTGCTTCGCGGCCGGTTCGGGCTCCGGCTCCGGTTCCGGCGTGGGCTCCGGCTCCGGCTCGGGCTCCGGCTCCGGCTCCGGCTCGGGCTCGGGCTCCGGCTCCGGCTCGGGCTCGGGCTCGGGCTCCGGCTCGGGCTCGGGCTCGGGCTCCGGCTCGGGCTCCGGCTCGGGCTCCGGCTCGGGCTCCGGCTCGGGCTTCGGCTCGGCAGCAGCGGGCTCGGGGTGGGGTGCAGGGGAGGGCGCGGGGGCCGGGTCGTCGTACTCGTAGACGGTGCCGTCCTCGGTCGCGAAGGTGCCGTCGGCGTAGTGGTAGAGCCACCCGGTGTGGCCGAGCCCGTCCTCGGCGCGGTGGAAGACCCAGCGCTCCTCGGTCGGCGTGGCCGCGTCGCCGGCCGTGCCGGACGCCCCGGACGCCCCGGGCGCGCCGGGCGCGGGGTGGTGCTTGTCGGCGGCGTGGGTCGGGGGGTGGCCCTCGTCGCGGCGCCACCGGCCGAGCAGCCGCCTGACCCCCGAGGCGCCCCCGGATCCCGTGCGGTCCTCGGTGTCGGTCATCGGGTTCCTCCCACTCGGTCACCGCGCGCGGTGACGGCCCTGGCGGCCGCCGGGCACGGGGCCGCCGAGGAGAGCATCGCGCACCGCCGCCGCCGGGTCGACCGGGTGACCGCGAGCCGGTCACCCTCGGTCCCGGACGTGTGACCTGCGTCCTGCCGGCGGGCCGCGCCGGGCGCCCCGGCAGGCTCGCGCCGGGCTCACGGCAGGGTCCTGGCGGGGTCGTGGCGGGGGCTCGCGACGCCCCGGTGGCGGACCCATGCGACAAGCCCTCGGTGGAGTTGCTACTGTCGTGAGTGCAGGGTGCAAGTTCCAGCGGTTACGACAACGCTCGTTGGAGTTTGTGATCCAACGGCGTTTCTTCTCTTTGCTACAAGGCTTGCGAGGTGGGACGGCGTATCACCCGCACCTTGCAGAGGCCGCTGAAGTGGCGGTCTCAGGCCTCAGTAACAGGAGAACACCAGCATGGCTCAGGGCACCGTCAAGTGGTTCAACGCCGAAAAGGGTTTCGGCTTCATCGCTCAGGAGAACGGTGGTGACGACGTGTTCGTCCACTACTCCGCGATCCAGTCGCAGGGCTACAAGTCCCTCGACGAGAACCAGAAGGTCGAGTTCGACGTCACGCAGGGCCCCAAGGGTCCCCAGGCGGAGAACGTCCGCGCGGTCTGATCGACTGACGCAGCGAAGGGCTCCGACCGCAAGGTCGGGGCCCTTCGTGCTGTCCGGGGAGATGTCCGACGGGCATCTCGGACACATACCGAAGGTTTGTTTCTCGCCCACACCGATCGGGTAGAGAATCACCTCCGGGGGATATGTAGGGGGAACGTCCGATGGATCCGTACGACGTCCGGCTCGAGGACGACGAGCTGCTGGCCGAGGTCGAGCTGACGGCCAACCTGATCGTGGCCGCCAACCAGTCCGAGCAGCAGCTCAGTCCCCACGAGATCGACCAGGTCCTCGGCGTCGTGCCGAGGCCGCGCCGCGAGTCGGCCGGGAGCTAGCGAGCTCCCCGCCCGCCGCGGCCGCCGGCAGGCGCGAAGCGCCGGAGCCGCAGCGAGTTGCCCACCACGCACACGCTCGAGGCCGCCATGGCCGCCCCGGCGACCATCGGGTTGAGCAGGCCCGCCGCCGCCACCGGGATCCCGACCACGTTGTAGGCGAACGCCCAGAACAGGTTCTGCCGGATCGTGCGCAGGGTGGCGCGGGAGAGCAGCAGCGAGGTGACCACCAGGCGGGGGTCGCCGCTGACCAGCGTCAGGTCGCCCGCCTCGATGGCCGCGTCGGTGCCGGTACCGATGGCGATGCCGAGGTCGGCCTGCACCAGCGCCGCCGCGTCGTTGACCCCGTCGCCGACCATCGCGACGGTCTCGCCGGCCTGCTGCAGCCGCTCGACCTCGCCCAGCTTGTCCTCGGGGCGCACGCCGGCCACGACGGTCTGGATGCCGAGCTCGGCCGCCACGTGACGGGCCGCGGTCTCGTGGTCGCCCGTGAGCAGCACGGTGCGCAGCCCGAGCCGGTGCATCGCCTCGACGGCCTCGCGGCTCTCCGGCTTGACGGTGTCGCCGACCGCGAGCACGGCAGCCGGCTGGTCGTCGACGGTGACGAGGATCGTGGTGCGGCCCTGGGTGCGGGCGGTGGTGACGGCCTCGGCGAGCTCGCCCGGCAGCGTCGCGGGCTCGGGGGCGGCGCCGACCCGGACCTCGTGGCCGGCCACGGTGCCGTGCACGCCCAGCCCGGGGCGGTTGGTGAAGTCGGTCGCCCGCGGCAGCTCGGGCGTGGTCGCGGTGACGTGCTCCACGACGGCGCGCGCGACGGGGTGCTCGCTGAGCCGCTCCAGCGCGGCGGCCAGGACCAGCGCCTCGGGATCGCCCACCGCGGCGTGGACCTGCATCCGGCCCGTGGTCAGGGTGCCGGTCTTGTCGAGGACCACGGTGGTGACCGTGCGCGACCGCTCCAGGGTCTCGGCGCTGCGGATCACCACGCCGAGCTGGGCCGCGCGGCCCGTGCCGACCAGGATCGCGGTGGGCGTGGCCAGGCCGAGCGCGCACGGGCACGCGATCACCAGCACGGCGACGGCGGCGGTGACCGCGGCGTCGGCGCCCTGGCCGGCCAGCAGCCAGGCGGCGGCGGTCACGACCGCCACGGCCAGCACGACGGGCACGAAGACCGCCGAGACGCGGTCGGCGAGCCGCTGGATCGGGGCCTTGCCGGTCTGGGCGTCGACCACCGACTGGCGGATGCGGGCCAGCAGGGTGTCGCGCCCGATCCGGGTCACCTCGACGACCAGCCGGCCCTCGGTGTTGAGGGTGCCTCCGACGACCTCGTCGCCGACCGTCTTCTCCACGGGCAGGCTCTCGCCGGTCACCATCGACTCGTCGACCGCGCTGCGGCCCTCGCTGACGCGGCCGTCGGTCGGCACCTGGGCGCCGGGCCGGACCAGCACCCGCATGCCGGGGCGCAGCACCGCGACGTCGACCTCGCGCTCGCCGCTGCTCCCCGACGGGTCCTCCTCCAGGAGCACCGCACGGGTGGCGCCGAGCTCGAGGAGCGCGTGCAGCGCCGACCCGGCCCGCGACTTGGCCCGGGCCTCGAGCCACCGGCCGAGCAGCAGGAAGGTGGTCACGGTGGCGGCCACCTCGAGGTAGAGGTGCCGCTCGCCCCGCAGCAGCTCCACCACCGACCACGCCGTGGCGGTGAGCGTGCCGATCGAGACCAGCGTGTCCATCGTGGAGGCCAGGTGACGGGCGTTGACAGCGGCCGCGCGGTGGAACGGCCAGCCGGCGTACGCCACGACGGGCAGGGCGAGCAGCAGCTGCACCCACGGCAACCGGGGCCCGCCCGGCGCCATCGCCAGCACCACGACGACCAGGGTCAGCGGGGCCGCCACGAGCAGCCGGCGGAGCAGCACCCGGGCGTGGGCGTCCTCCTCGGCCGCGGGGTCGTCGTCGGGGCCGGGCAGCGAGGCGCTGTAGCCGGTGCGCTCGACGGTGGCCACCAGCAGGTCGGTGTCGGCCAGGGCCGGGTCGAACTCGACGTGCGCCGAGGCCGTGGCGAGGTTGACCGTCGCCGTCACCCCGTCGAGCCGGTTGAGCTTCTTCTCCACCCGGCCCACGCACGAGGCGCAGGTCATCCCGCCCACGAGCAGGTCGACCGACTGCTGCTCGCTGTCGGGCTGGTCGCTGCGCGGGGCGTCGTACGCCGGGGTGAGGGTCATGGGGTGCTCCTGGTGGTGGGGGTGGATCAGGCCAGCGCGTAGCCGGCCTCGTCGACCGCCTCGGCGACCTGGGCGTCGGTGAAGCCCTCGCCCTCGACG
This genomic interval from Nocardioides scoriae contains the following:
- a CDS encoding mycothiol transferase is translated as MTTSHDTSTDSPEPAESATSAALASVEPPLAGTEVEHLVASLERLRATFRWKAGGLDADGLALRIGASSLTLGNLLKHLALVEDVSFAWKLAGRSPGTGPGEAWAEADFEAGDWEFTSAAQDTPEQLYALWDGAVRRSRERLRDALAQGGLDLPTHQQDGDGHHPSLRRLLFDLLEEYGRHTGHADLLREAVDGVVGEDPPQG
- a CDS encoding helix-turn-helix transcriptional regulator; this translates as MDDTNPTARALRCLALLQEQPGISASRLAAGLEVSERAARRYVAVLREAGVPVESARGPYGGYRLGRGVRLPPLLFDPAEALGLVMAVLDGHHDPDDPTDPVGSALGKLLRALPQPVAAQADVLRRGASAAPDRAAARPDPATAAALVAAAAQRRVVALDYCSEAGNRWTAEVEPWAVVVRHARWYLLCRSPSRDAVRAYRVDRIEAVEPREGSFVPPPELDPVALLEQHLASGWEYAAEVVVDAPLETVARRLRPGLGRLEAVDEHTTRLVGSTSNPWWYAEQLVVLPAAYRILGGPELLHCARATGERLLAATEPTVDGAAESR
- a CDS encoding aminoglycoside phosphotransferase family protein, which translates into the protein MTRRRMHPDQVDTSVDLVRRLLAAQHPRWADLPVEPVVEAGTDHDLYRLGHDLLVRLPVIGWAAGQAARDARWLPVLGQGLRERLPGDRGCEVPAPVALGAPGEGYAHPWSVVPWIEGVVPTAHDDDDLLGRDLAELVVALQRIAPADGPARGPGERGGPLGVLDAEVRARLAGPLPGLDVTALREVWERAVTAPAWEAAPVWLHGDLQAGNLLVRDGRLAAVIDWGGLGVGDPAADLAPAWTLPGARARAAYRLGVGYDAPTWSRAAGWVLAPALAGLDYYASSRPDLSAESRRRLELLAAGPGPISRGDPRARRRSRRRRRAARPGGRGGA
- a CDS encoding MerR family transcriptional regulator — translated: MSSPDAASSPDVASADRDEPTLKVGEVAERVRLSHRTVRYYDDEGLLTAARSAGNYRLYAERDVERLLLIRVLKPLGYTLEEMRELLHLVASLEDPDHRPTDREREELETFTVDVKRRRDRLAEQLAAADDFYASLEGRLG
- a CDS encoding acyltransferase family protein, which translates into the protein MTATARTSPPDPAARPTLASTFDPRANSLAVLRLLLATTVALVHATELARGWRPEIASTEIGAVAVDGFFVVSGFLVTASFVRLGSLRRYAWHRALRILPAFYVCLVLTTFVLAPAISALQGAGPLAVYRGEGSALDYLVHNAGLMIRQFTIDTLPPTTPGGGNVNGALWTLFYEALCYGLVAVLGLLAVLRRRRWLVLAALAVLQAALLAQELGLFTLPVENLPRLVFVFLLGAAAHLWADRIRISRPLLLLALATFVASVLLLEDYRAVGGVAFGYVVVHAVVRLPLRQEPAYDLSYGTYIFHWPLSVLALSAGVGVLPLPLVLLVCLGTTGVAALLSWRLVEAPALRLKSATWVTRPLPGRERQRA
- a CDS encoding cold-shock protein; this encodes MAQGTVKWFNAEKGFGFIAQENGGDDVFVHYSAIQSQGYKSLDENQKVEFDVTQGPKGPQAENVRAV
- a CDS encoding heavy metal translocating P-type ATPase — encoded protein: MTLTPAYDAPRSDQPDSEQQSVDLLVGGMTCASCVGRVEKKLNRLDGVTATVNLATASAHVEFDPALADTDLLVATVERTGYSASLPGPDDDPAAEEDAHARVLLRRLLVAAPLTLVVVVLAMAPGGPRLPWVQLLLALPVVAYAGWPFHRAAAVNARHLASTMDTLVSIGTLTATAWSVVELLRGERHLYLEVAATVTTFLLLGRWLEARAKSRAGSALHALLELGATRAVLLEEDPSGSSGEREVDVAVLRPGMRVLVRPGAQVPTDGRVSEGRSAVDESMVTGESLPVEKTVGDEVVGGTLNTEGRLVVEVTRIGRDTLLARIRQSVVDAQTGKAPIQRLADRVSAVFVPVVLAVAVVTAAAWLLAGQGADAAVTAAVAVLVIACPCALGLATPTAILVGTGRAAQLGVVIRSAETLERSRTVTTVVLDKTGTLTTGRMQVHAAVGDPEALVLAAALERLSEHPVARAVVEHVTATTPELPRATDFTNRPGLGVHGTVAGHEVRVGAAPEPATLPGELAEAVTTARTQGRTTILVTVDDQPAAVLAVGDTVKPESREAVEAMHRLGLRTVLLTGDHETAARHVAAELGIQTVVAGVRPEDKLGEVERLQQAGETVAMVGDGVNDAAALVQADLGIAIGTGTDAAIEAGDLTLVSGDPRLVVTSLLLSRATLRTIRQNLFWAFAYNVVGIPVAAAGLLNPMVAGAAMAASSVCVVGNSLRLRRFAPAGGRGGRGAR